The genomic DNA GATTTTTCAAGAACCAAGAAGAGTTGTGGAGCAATGAGGTTGCAGTATCAGTGAAACCATTGAAAGTGCAAAATTGGATTCTTCCATAATGCCTGGTCTTATAACTGATTTTCTGATATCTCTCGATGCTCGGTTTGTGTACTTCATGAATTGGTTGCATGGTGATATAAGACAATATAACATCGAGGACCCTAAACATCCTATGTTGACTGGCCAAGTATGGTTTGGTGGACAGTTCCAGAAAGGAAGCTCTATAGTTGTCACAACAGAAGATGGTAATACTTGGCAATCTTATGTTCCATACATTCAGGTTAGTGCTACGTAATTTTTTGAACTATATGTCTAGTCTTGAGCGTGAGGGGgatgttaagagtctcacatcgacTAGAGACATGGCATTTGCAATGTTTATAGAACTTGAACAATCCTAACCTTATAatccaattattatttttttggtcaagcagCCTAGTAGCTATAAATTCAccctttaaggtgaataagtggaaaATCCAGGGTTTAAACTATTTCCTTTGCATACCGCAATatttctaccaactgagttatgctcacgggatAATATAACCCAATTTTATAAGGTTGAATTTGGCTCAACTCAAATTTTAAGAGTCATTCACGTATATCACATTTGGAGTTTTAATTGGTTATGAGAAGCAGAATTATGTGCTACATGGATCATAATTAATTTGGTTATGTTAGAACTACCATGATTGTATCTGATGCTGATGATATCAATAAAACTTTTCCTTTTCAGGGAAATAAGTTGAGAGGAGGTCCTCAAATGATTCAGCTGAGTTTAGAAGGGAAGAGATTATATGTCACAAACTCACTCTTTAGTGCAAATAAACAAGTTTATCAGGAGCTTATAGA from Medicago truncatula cultivar Jemalong A17 chromosome 8, MtrunA17r5.0-ANR, whole genome shotgun sequence includes the following:
- the LOC11415841 gene encoding selenium-binding protein 1, translating into MPGLITDFLISLDARFVYFMNWLHGDIRQYNIEDPKHPMLTGQVWFGGQFQKGSSIVVTTEDGNTWQSYVPYIQGNKLRGGPQMIQLSLEGKRLYVTNSLFSANKQVYQELIEKGSHMLQIDVDSEEGGIKINPKFFVDFGTEPNGPSLVHEMRYPGGDGTLDIWI